From a region of the Paenibacillus lutimineralis genome:
- a CDS encoding inositol monophosphatase family protein, with protein MYRREPVLGVVYEPLTDRLFVSAIGEGARCNHRPMQVKSNPNIVKGNIGWIQGHKVQNDQRAVKLRQFIDLKFKRMMRLWAPTLQWCMLAKGDIDGIVLYNSEGDDLYSGILMVKEAGGIVIDFDGNPFTGMKEEPYLIACHPDNKEELLQIVREGYIVRES; from the coding sequence ATGTACAGAAGAGAACCTGTGCTTGGAGTGGTATATGAGCCATTGACAGACCGTCTATTTGTATCTGCTATTGGGGAAGGGGCCAGGTGTAATCATCGGCCAATGCAAGTTAAGAGCAACCCTAATATTGTCAAAGGAAATATTGGCTGGATTCAAGGACATAAAGTACAAAATGATCAAAGAGCAGTAAAGCTAAGGCAATTCATTGATCTTAAATTTAAGAGAATGATGAGACTATGGGCGCCGACACTCCAATGGTGTATGCTTGCCAAAGGAGATATCGATGGAATTGTGCTATACAATTCTGAGGGCGATGACTTGTATTCAGGTATTTTGATGGTCAAGGAAGCTGGAGGGATTGTTATAGATTTTGATGGGAATCCGTTCACTGGAATGAAAGAGGAACCTTATTTAATAGCATGTCATCCAGACAACAAAGAAGAATTACTTCAAATTGTGAG
- a CDS encoding GNAT family N-acetyltransferase encodes METLETERLILREWQDSDANDYFEIYSNSDVENAGAKICKSINESLESIHHLIKSQESWAIVLKKNNKVIGSISLSDINRHDRYKEIEYIISMDFQNKGYATEAVKCLLKYAFTELDLLVVAVCHYSSNLKSKRVIEKCGFTYEGTLRKYSRNLTDSVRYSMIKDEWENL; translated from the coding sequence ATGGAAACCCTCGAAACCGAACGCTTAATCCTTCGGGAATGGCAGGATAGCGATGCTAACGATTATTTTGAAATATATAGCAATAGTGATGTAGAAAATGCTGGAGCGAAAATTTGTAAGAGTATTAATGAAAGTCTTGAATCTATCCATCATTTAATTAAAAGTCAGGAATCCTGGGCTATCGTCTTGAAGAAAAATAACAAAGTCATCGGTTCAATATCTCTTAGCGATATAAACAGACACGACCGCTATAAAGAGATAGAATATATTATATCTATGGATTTTCAAAATAAAGGATATGCAACGGAAGCGGTTAAGTGTTTGTTAAAGTATGCCTTTACTGAACTTGACTTATTGGTAGTGGCAGTTTGCCATTATTCATCCAATTTAAAATCCAAACGTGTTATCGAAAAATGTGGTTTTACTTATGAAGGGACACTACGCAAGTACAGCAGAAATTTAACCGACAGCGTACGGTATTCTATGATAAAAGATGAATGGGAAAACTTATAA
- a CDS encoding phosphodiester glycosidase family protein, with amino-acid sequence MEGTGDKRFIIIKRYFPIYLCALVLILGALFGWNLGKDGIPKGTKYFQVTADNGVTLHVLKTDPGNISFSSINDNVVRVGISGINGGFFWENQLLSIAVMDGMPVNGSPEEYGSGWFNVKYARGTMVYDRVTKMVSVQRASSVDDLSFTDATKFWAQGGVSMNLKDDSNWYRLAVNEEGLPFPDDERLRSGLAYDDDGKVYLVVTSTKCTAEKFRTAIKESIELENLSKAIFLDGDGSSQLLAGKVKLKGDDRAVVQMIVVNGE; translated from the coding sequence ATGGAAGGAACAGGGGATAAAAGATTCATCATAATAAAACGTTATTTTCCGATTTATTTATGTGCCTTAGTCCTCATTTTAGGGGCCTTGTTTGGATGGAACTTAGGTAAGGACGGGATTCCCAAAGGAACTAAGTACTTTCAAGTCACCGCTGATAATGGGGTTACTCTACATGTGCTGAAGACGGATCCGGGTAATATTTCGTTTTCCAGCATTAACGACAATGTTGTGCGAGTGGGAATTAGCGGAATAAATGGTGGATTCTTTTGGGAGAATCAGTTGTTGAGCATCGCGGTTATGGATGGTATGCCTGTAAACGGAAGTCCTGAAGAATACGGCTCAGGCTGGTTCAATGTCAAATATGCTCGAGGGACCATGGTATATGATCGGGTCACAAAAATGGTCAGCGTGCAAAGAGCTTCAAGCGTTGACGATTTGTCTTTTACAGACGCTACGAAGTTCTGGGCACAGGGCGGAGTCAGCATGAATTTAAAAGACGACAGCAACTGGTATAGATTAGCGGTCAATGAAGAAGGGCTACCGTTTCCGGACGACGAGCGTCTTCGCAGTGGATTGGCCTATGATGATGACGGAAAAGTATACCTCGTGGTCACTTCGACCAAATGTACCGCGGAGAAATTTCGAACTGCTATTAAGGAAAGTATTGAACTAGAAAACTTGAGCAAGGCTATTTTTCTAGATGGGGACGGTTCCTCACAACTACTCGCTGGTAAGGTTAAGCTAAAGGGCGACGACCGAGCGGTAGTACAGATGATCGTGGTAAATGGGGAGTAG